A window of the Drosophila simulans strain w501 chromosome 2L, Prin_Dsim_3.1, whole genome shotgun sequence genome harbors these coding sequences:
- the LOC6732096 gene encoding solute carrier organic anion transporter family member 1A1 gives MAHNTRNSDLSQIAVNANNIPDDSVDCGIKGLGWCRGPGCQKYARLRTFILVLAITGTFQGACESYFRVSAKQASFQFGWNPLIVDWLLVASGLFQAVFALAFAYWADVYHPIKWLVGTLMLQAVTCVVAVIPSIMNFADGNQAKDALLDANMCATSLAQFQRLTLTEAQSSSLTLAMLFVLQLALGMGGLAYYTLGVSYIDDNSLSHDSPAVIGAALAARVFGQQAGSFLVLGVGLTHVGWWLGWVILAPFIFVGAVLLGLFPKRLPKTVIHQAAQRIIEQSNMRSFGSQFSTYMDDSDFWPSLKRLFNNRLLMFNLLSIMCVQSAVVNYGLQEESYLQSRFFLPYNEQDGLAAEWRSAFVSYFLKPPVMALGMLISGLVISKAKLSARKITGINIALSIHLVAIFIGLVFVQCDVGAIAGVEGGKLKQPYCSSQCLCTPTAFMPVCPENSAVTYFSPCYAGCTKKTTINSFQLFEGCSCSGDQTLNSTGQMRATAGACSSDNCQGAIIIFQIMSISVAFLMGVGAIGKTLITLRAVLPQDKSLALAFELMIVGLFAYVPVHLSYDIVTRTTCVYWAPNYERCLLRETPKHGNILDILTASLILASVLFDILVYIFAKGLNLYNCKVTDTNYTPSLYAPIPHEDATTSPSAPRGGSPVTTTTTSSPIQRRDAAPEPRTETAVFRNPSSVTTSSGGAQSIVEPSESGVTYAQVVFPPDRRKPDDGSTSPKRLAVPANVPLHLLSESDVRSQLGNLKSFNPPKQEADRGQDTVDTDDVVVTQPQVQAVLPITRDLHPNDQPHPESPRPQSPETDF, from the exons ATGGCGCATAATACGCGCAACTCCGATTTATCGCAGATAGCGGTCAATGCCAACAATATACCCGATG ACAGCGTCGATTGTGGCATCAAGGGTCTGGGCTGGTGCCGCGGTCCCGGATGCCAGAAATATGCCCGACTGCGCACCTTCATCCTGGTCCTGGCCATCACGGGAACTTTTCAGGGCGCCTGCGAATCCTACTTCCGCGTGTCGGCCAAACAGGCTTCCTTTCAGTTCGGTTGGAATCCACTGATTGTGG ATTGGCTGCTGGTGGCCAGTGGATTATTCCAGGCGGTCTTTGCGTTGGCCTTCGCCTACTGGGCGGACGTCTATCATCCCATCAAATGGCTGGTGGGAACTCTAATGCTGCAGGCAGTCACCTGTGTGGTGGCTGTGATTCCCTCCATTATGAACTT TGCCGATGGCAACCAGGCAAAGGATGCTCTGCTGGATGCCAATATGTGCGCCACATCCTTGGCACAGTTCCAGAGACTCACACTGACCGAGGCCCAGAGCAGCAGCCTCACTCTCGCGATGCTCTTCGTCCTTCAGCTGGCCTTGGGAATGGGAGGATTGGCCTACTACACGCTGGGTGTCAGCTACATCGACGACAACTCCCTGTCACACGATAGTCCGGCGGTGATAGGTGCTGCTCTGGCTGCGCGCGTATTTGGCCAGCAGGCGGGATCCTTCCTGGTGCTTGGAGTGGGTCTCACCCATGTGGGTTGGTGGCTCGGTTGGGTGATACTGGCACCCTTCATATTCGTGGGCGCTGTGCTCCTGGGACTGTTTCCCAAACGACTGCCAAAGACTGTCATTCACCAGGCGGCTCAACGGATCATTGAGCAGTCCAACATGCGTAGTTTTGGCAGCCAGTTCTCAACTTATATGGATGACTCAGATTTTTGGCCATCGCTGAAGAGGCTATTCAATAACCGCCTGCTGATGTTCAATCTGTTGAGCATCATGTGCGTGCAGAGTGCTGTCGTGAACTATGGCCTCCAGGAGGAGAGCTATCTGCAGAGCAGGTTCTTCTTGCCCTACAACGAACAGGATGGCTTGGCGGCGGAGTGGAGATCGGCCTTCGTTTCCTACTTCCTCAAGCCGCCAGTTATGGCGTTGGGAATGCTGATAAGTGGCCTGGTCATCTCAAAGGCCAAGTTATCTGCTCGTAAAATCACGGGTATAAACATAGCCCTCAGTATCCATCTGGTAGCGATTTTCATCGGCCTGGTCTTTGTCCAGTGCGATGTGGGCGCCATTGCTGGTGTGGAGGGTGGTAAGCTGAAACAGCCCTATTGCTCCAGTCAGTGCCTGTGCACACCCACTGCCTTCATGCCCGTCTGTCCGGAAAACAGTGCTGTGACCTACTTCTCGCCCTGCTACGCGGGTTGCACCAAAAAGACCACCATCAATAGCTTTCAGTTGTTCGagggctgcagctgcagtgggGATCAGACATTGAATTCCACTGGTCAGATGAGGGCGACCGCTGGAGCTTGCAGCTCCGACAACTGCCAGGGAGCCATCATCATCTTCCAGATCATGAGCATTTCGGTGGCATTTCTAATGGGCGTCGGAGCCATAGGAAAGACGTTGATCACACTGCGAGCTGTCCTGCCACAGGACAAGTCCTTGGCCCTGGCCTTTGAACTAATGATCGTGGGCCTCTTCGCCTATGTTCCGGTGCATCTCAGCTACGACATTGTCACCC GCACAACCTGCGTTTACTGGGCACCCAACTACGAGCGCTGTCTGCTGCGAGAAACGCCGAAGCATGGCAACATCCTGGATATTCTCACAGCCTCATTAATCCTGGCCAGTGTGCTTTTCGACATACTCGTATACATATTCGCCAAGGGGCTCAATCTTTACAACTGCAAAGTGACGGACACTAATTACACACCCTCTCTGTACGCACCAATTCCGCATGAGGATGCGACAACTTCGCCCAGTGCTCCTCGTGGTGGAAGTCCagtgaccaccaccaccacctcctcgcCCATTCAACGCAGAGATGCCGCTCCAGAACCACGGACAGAGACAGCGGTATTCAGGAATCCCAGTTCGGTGACTACTTCATCGGGCGGAGCACAGAGCATTGTGGAGCCCAGTGAGAGTGGAGTCACCTATGCACAAGTGGTCTTTCCACCAGACAGACGCAAGCCAGATGACGGTAGCACCAGTCCCAAGCGGTTGGCCGTCCCAGCAAACGTACCATTGCATCTGCTCTCCGAGTCGGACGTTCGCAGCCAGTTGGGCAACCTGAAGTCCTTCAATCCTCCCAAACAGGAGGCGGACAGGGGTCAGGACACTGTAGACACCGACGATGTGGTGGTCACCCAACCGCAGGTCCAAGCTGTGCTTCCGATCACCAGAGACCTTCACCCAAACGATCAACCGCATCCTGAGAGTCCGAGGCCACAGAGCCCAGAAACGGACTTCTAA
- the LOC6732097 gene encoding pyrimidine-specific ribonucleoside hydrolase RihA translates to MIPIKGLYFIVFVKSNRKTYIKRVNMSLVFIGMENDTRSLERLVVFDCDIGTDDAWALALLLRGEQLSLPSGRRYKLIGITCVQGNTDVVNGAQNALRILRLLERRDVPVFRGCANPIVTRTWLDISRFHGTDGLNDVGGYPDVSDLQEQLQQEHAVNAMYRLVCQYPKQIDFLLCGPLTNFANCINLYGDDFLDKIGGIYIMGGNIFGRGNIMKCAEFNFVMDPEAAHTTLERLKVPAVVLPWEPSIDDDFKLSLDWRLDVLGSVDHPFVKLLSRVERSMLVPRGIKHWINPDAALAAAYIFPKAMIAEQLDYHATVELAGVHTRGQMVLDHLRGRRVDAIHGKKSNVRIITHLNREPFRTIMSWTGFLPGVDITELCEQEHPNNL, encoded by the exons ATGATACCGATTAAAGGgttatattttatagtttttgttaaAAGCAACCGCAAAACGTATATAAAGCGAGTGAATATGAGTTTGGTATTCATAGGCATGGAGAACGATACAAGAAGCTTGGAGCGCTTAGTGGTCTTCGACTGCGACATTGGAACGGACGACGCCTGGGCCTTGGCTCTCCTACTGCGTGGAGAGCAATTGTCCTTGCCGAGTGGGAGGCGGTACAAGCTGATTGGGATTACTTGTGTACAGGGCAATACGGATGTGGTGAATGGAGCCCAGAACGCCCTAAGAATACTTCGATTATTGGAGAGGCGTGAT GTGCCAGTTTTCAGGGGCTGTGCCAATCCCATTGTAACTCGGACATGGTTGGACATTTCCCGCTTCCACGGCACTGACGGCCTTAATGACGTTGGCGGCTATCCAGATGTGAGTGATctgcaggagcaactgcagcaggagcacgCCGTGAATGCCATGTATCGGCTGGTGTGCCAATATCCAAAACAAATTGACTTTCTGCTTTGCGGGCCACTAACTAACTTTGCCAACTGCATTAATCTATATGGCGATGATTTTTTGGACAAAATTGGTGGAATATACATAATGGGGGGAAATATCTTTGGCCGTGGAAATATTATGAAGTGTGCAGAGTTCAATTTCGTGATGGATCCGGAGGCGGCGCATACAACATTGGAGCGTTTGAAGGTGCCAGCTGTTGTTCTACCCTGGGAACCCAGCATTGATGACGACTTCAAACTGTCACTCGACTGGCGGCTGGATGTCTTGGGCTCTGTAGACCATCCTTTTGTCAAGCTTTTGTCCAGGGTGGAGCGATCCATGCTAGTGCCACGTGGGATAAAGCACTGGATTAATCCCGATGCCGCTCTTGCAGCAGCCTATATCTTCCCAAAGGCGATGATTGCCGAGCAGTTGGATTACCATGCCACAGTGGAGTTGGCCGGAGTCCACACCCGTGGCCAGATGGTCCTGGATCATCTGCGAGGTCGCCGTGTGGATGCTATCCATGGGAAAAAGAGCAATGTGCGGATCATAACACATCTCAATAGAGAACCATTTCGCACTATTATGTCCTGGACGGGATTCCTTCCGGGTGTAGATATCACAGAGCTCTGCGAGCAGGAACATCCAAACAATCTTTAA
- the LOC6732098 gene encoding multifunctional protein ADE2 has translation MPITTIGGYQLGKILIEGKTKKVYDLPDHPGLCLLLSKDRITAFDGLKAHELQGKAAISNTTNGLVFRLLNEAGIRTAYVDQCGDNAFIARKCKMVPIEWVTRRLATGSFIKINPEVPEGYRFAPPKQETCFKDDSSHDPLWCDEQILSSNFECNGLIIGADEVQIMRHTSLVVFEVLERAWKTRNCALVDMKVEFGVDEDGNILLADIIDSDTWRIWPAGDKRLMVDKTVYINLDTVTDGDLNTVKRNYSWVIEQLSSIEPPQNHLVVILVSSAMDVAHGEQIATSLGSLGMEVVLRVCSALKNPEEALQIVRTFEAVIDNLVFVTVDERLNSVANLISANTSFPVINCTPLRSDTMFLNMWSNSNPTSDPEAAAKHVASLLGLGNFMIWSKLRVNKLNNQIAIKKIDTKLRSIRHSPKSS, from the coding sequence aTGCCAATCACAACCATTGGAGGCTACCAATTGGGCAAGATCCTTATCGAAGGCAAGACAAAGAAGGTCTACGACCTACCGGATCATCCAGGATTATGTCTGCTGTTGAGCAAGGACCGCATAACAGCTTTTGATGGACTCAAGGCCCACGAGCTACAGGGCAAGGCGGCTATCTCAAACACCACAAATGGACTGGTTTTTAGGCTACTCAATGAGGCGGGAATCCGAACCGCTTACGTGGATCAGTGTGGCGATAACGCTTTTATAGCACGAAAATGCAAGATGGTGCCCATAGAGTGGGTGACGCGTCGGTTGGCCACCGGTTCTTTCATCAAAATAAATCCGGAAGTGCCCGAAGGATATCGATTTGCACCACCGAAGCAAGAGACTTGCTTCAAGGACGATTCTAGTCACGATCCCCTGTGGTGCGACGAGCAAATTCTCTCCTCGAATTTTGAGTGCAATGGCCTAATAATTGGCGCAGACGAAGTTCAAATAATGCGACACACTTCACTAGTGGTATTCGAGGTTCTCGAAAGAGCTTGGAAAACAAGGAACTGTGCCTTGGTGGACATGAAGGTGGAATTCGGTGTGGACGAAGATGGCAACATATTGCTGGCGGACATTATAGACTCGGATACGTGGCGCATTTGGCCGGCGGGCGACAAACGCCTGATGGTGGACAAAACCGTGTATATAAATTTGGATACAGTAACCGATGGCGATTTGAACACAGTCAAGCGCAATTATTCTTGGGTAATAGAGCAGCTGTCGAGCATTGAGCCGCCCCAGAACCATCTGGTGGTAATCCTGGTGAGTAGTGCAATGGATGTGGCACATGGCGAGCAGATCGCCACCAGCCTTGGATCACTAGGCATGGAAGTGGTGCTCCGAGTGTGTTCTGCTCTCAAAAATCCCGAGGAAGCGCTCCAAATTGTCCGGACATTCGAGGCGGTGATTGATAATCTGGTATTCGTGACCGTCGACGAGCGATTAAATAGTGTGGCCAACTTGATTTCGGCCAACACCAGTTTTCCGGTGATCAATTGTACGCCCCTTAGGTCCGACACCATGTTTCTGAACATGTGGTCCAACTCGAATCCAACAAGTGATCCGGAGGCAGCTGCCAAGCATGTGGCGTCTTTACTTGGC